From the Bacteroidia bacterium genome, one window contains:
- a CDS encoding PHB depolymerase family esterase, which produces MKLKTYITLLFICCGIFYLNAQAQVLGFGSNPGNLNMYKYVPSGITGPAPLVIALHGCTETALEYAHETGWDKLADRHLFYVIYPEQVIANNSSLCFNWFDTTDVNRNMGEALSIKQMRDYMVANYDIDTTRIFVTGLSAGAAMTVAMLAAYPELFHKGAEMSGLPYKAATSVLTTTYAEDGLVTNIPSQWRALVRAQNPTYTGPFPKLAIFHGTADFVVNINNATELIKQWTNLNHADQIVDSTYNSFQGNANVEQTIYNDSSNNPVVYYYKITGMPHGIAIDTGSCPRQGGAIATYSIEEHKFHSTYWAADFFGILKQPYIITGSILVNQYAANIVYSVPNTIGSTYNWTVPTHAQIVGGQGTNSITVNFDTISGNVSVTETTAAGCINDEASLYVLVNSTNGVVNIAKQNGKIVFCSADNSLLMTNFNLSELKSIVIYNSVGEKMSVSYNVIGNKIFLKNKFSTGIYFADLIGEFGQGNCKMLVLPTQ; this is translated from the coding sequence ATGAAATTAAAAACATACATCACTCTTCTTTTTATTTGTTGCGGTATTTTTTATCTGAATGCGCAAGCGCAGGTGCTTGGTTTCGGTTCTAATCCTGGAAATTTGAATATGTATAAATATGTTCCTTCCGGAATTACAGGTCCAGCTCCACTTGTGATTGCATTGCACGGTTGTACCGAAACGGCTTTGGAATATGCACACGAAACAGGCTGGGATAAATTAGCAGACAGACATCTATTTTATGTGATTTATCCCGAACAAGTAATTGCAAATAACAGTAGTCTTTGTTTTAATTGGTTTGACACAACGGATGTGAATCGTAACATGGGCGAAGCGCTTTCGATAAAGCAAATGCGCGATTATATGGTAGCTAATTATGATATTGATACAACTCGAATTTTTGTAACCGGACTTTCTGCTGGAGCAGCGATGACGGTGGCGATGCTTGCTGCTTACCCTGAATTGTTTCATAAAGGTGCCGAAATGAGCGGTTTGCCTTACAAAGCGGCTACTTCCGTTTTGACTACAACGTATGCAGAAGATGGCTTAGTAACCAATATACCTTCGCAATGGAGAGCATTAGTAAGAGCGCAAAATCCGACGTATACTGGTCCTTTTCCGAAGCTGGCTATCTTTCACGGAACAGCTGATTTCGTTGTGAATATTAATAATGCAACAGAATTAATTAAACAATGGACGAATCTAAATCATGCGGATCAAATAGTAGATTCAACTTATAATTCATTTCAAGGAAATGCAAATGTGGAGCAAACTATTTATAATGACAGCTCCAATAATCCGGTGGTGTATTATTATAAAATTACTGGAATGCCGCACGGAATTGCTATTGATACTGGAAGTTGTCCGCGACAAGGTGGTGCCATAGCAACGTATTCCATTGAAGAACATAAATTCCATTCTACTTATTGGGCTGCCGATTTCTTCGGAATTTTGAAACAACCTTATATTATTACAGGTTCTATTTTGGTGAATCAATATGCTGCAAATATTGTTTATTCAGTTCCCAATACTATTGGATCAACCTATAATTGGACAGTTCCAACGCATGCGCAAATTGTGGGCGGACAAGGAACTAACAGCATAACTGTAAATTTTGATACCATTAGTGGAAACGTTTCCGTTACTGAAACTACTGCTGCTGGCTGTATTAATGATGAGGCTTCGTTGTATGTTTTGGTAAATAGTACAAATGGTGTTGTTAATATTGCGAAACAAAATGGTAAGATTGTTTTTTGTAGTGCCGACAATAGTTTGCTGATGACTAATTTTAATTTGAGCGAATTAAAAAGTATTGTTATTTATAATTCTGTTGGAGAAAAAATGTCTGTTTCTTATAATGTAATTGGGAATAAAATTTTCTTGAAAAATAAATTTTCAACAGGTATTTATTTTGCTGATTTAATTGGAGAGTTTGGTCAGGGAAATTGCAAAATGCTTGTTTTGCCTACTCAATAA
- a CDS encoding aminopeptidase encodes MKKIIFLIVEILFLILVIFSLVYRDLVEYGWMQGEGQLEIYFQAKPVSEMMNDKNVPDSIKNKLNLVQEIRQYAIDSLGINDSKNFTSVYNQHGKPSLWVLTAAEKFSLRAKAWNFPFLGNVSYKGFFDLTKGKRAKIILENEGYDTDLGMVSDWSTLGWLNDPILSNTLSYHVGDLSNLIIHELTHGTLYVKNNVDFNENLASFIGDKGALKFLQHKYGKDSEEYLRYVHHKSDRKMYADYILKSAARLDSLYKQFKPNESDSQKEQEKMNLIQQIIANVSNLNLYNKAKYIKFSKEALISKNAFFVSFKMYDSQYDFFDQELHQKFGNNLRNYLDYLKKKYPSI; translated from the coding sequence ATGAAAAAAATAATTTTTCTGATTGTTGAAATACTGTTTCTGATACTTGTCATTTTTTCGTTAGTATATCGCGATTTGGTTGAATATGGCTGGATGCAAGGCGAAGGACAGTTGGAGATTTATTTTCAGGCAAAGCCGGTTTCGGAAATGATGAACGATAAAAATGTGCCGGATTCTATCAAAAACAAATTGAATTTAGTACAAGAAATTCGTCAATATGCAATTGACAGCCTTGGAATAAATGATTCTAAAAATTTTACTTCTGTTTACAATCAACACGGAAAGCCTTCGCTGTGGGTGCTTACGGCTGCTGAAAAATTTTCGTTGCGTGCCAAAGCATGGAATTTTCCTTTTCTGGGAAACGTTTCTTACAAAGGCTTTTTTGATTTAACAAAAGGAAAACGCGCGAAAATAATATTGGAAAACGAAGGCTACGACACGGATTTAGGAATGGTTTCGGATTGGTCAACGTTGGGTTGGTTAAACGACCCGATTTTATCAAATACGCTTTCATATCACGTTGGAGACCTTTCCAATCTTATCATTCATGAATTAACGCACGGTACTTTGTACGTTAAAAACAATGTAGATTTTAATGAAAATTTAGCCAGTTTTATTGGTGATAAAGGAGCATTGAAATTTCTGCAACACAAATATGGAAAGGATTCCGAAGAATATTTGCGTTATGTGCATCACAAATCTGATCGAAAAATGTATGCCGATTATATTTTGAAAAGTGCTGCGCGTTTGGATAGTTTGTACAAACAATTTAAGCCGAACGAATCTGATTCTCAAAAAGAGCAAGAAAAAATGAATTTAATTCAGCAAATTATAGCGAATGTTTCCAACCTTAATTTATACAATAAAGCCAAGTATATCAAGTTTAGCAAAGAGGCATTGATTTCAAAAAATGCTTTTTTTGTTTCCTTTAAAATGTACGATTCGCAATATGATTTTTTCGATCAAGAATTGCATCAAAAATTTGGAAATAATTTGCGCAATTATTTAGATTATCTGAAGAAAAAATATCCTTCTATTTAA
- a CDS encoding YdcF family protein, with the protein MFFILSKILSFCITPIIWVIALFLIALFSKNARRKKYFFIAGIITLLFFSNSFILDETMRLWEIPATPSEKLDKYDVGIVLGGMTDYDIKLKRLQFQRSGDRLFQAIELYKKGIIQKILISGGSGSILHPDILEASLLKNYLVEIGIPQADILVEDKSKNTHENALFSKAILEQNSVGKKYLLITSAFHMRRALGCFQKQGISVVPYSTDRYSGPIKWEFDYLFIPDASTFNNWNVLLHEMVGFFTYKIVGYD; encoded by the coding sequence ATGTTTTTCATCCTTTCGAAAATCCTTTCTTTTTGCATCACGCCCATTATCTGGGTAATCGCTTTATTTTTAATTGCATTATTTTCTAAAAATGCGCGACGAAAAAAATATTTTTTCATCGCAGGAATTATCACATTATTATTTTTTTCCAATTCATTTATATTGGATGAAACAATGCGTTTATGGGAAATCCCAGCCACTCCTTCTGAAAAACTTGACAAATACGACGTCGGAATTGTATTAGGCGGCATGACTGATTACGATATTAAATTAAAACGTTTGCAATTTCAGCGCAGTGGAGATCGTCTTTTTCAAGCAATAGAACTCTATAAAAAAGGCATCATTCAGAAAATTTTAATTTCGGGTGGTTCCGGCAGTATTTTGCATCCAGATATTTTGGAAGCTTCTTTATTAAAAAATTATTTGGTCGAAATCGGTATTCCGCAAGCGGATATTTTAGTAGAAGACAAATCGAAAAACACGCATGAAAATGCGCTGTTTTCAAAAGCAATTTTAGAACAAAATTCTGTTGGTAAGAAATATTTACTCATCACATCTGCCTTTCACATGCGCAGGGCTTTGGGTTGTTTTCAGAAACAAGGAATCAGCGTTGTGCCATACAGTACCGACAGATACAGCGGTCCGATAAAATGGGAATTTGACTACCTTTTTATTCCCGACGCTTCTACCTTCAACAATTGGAATGTTTTACTCCACGAAATGGTCGGATTTTTTACCTATAAAATAGTTGGCTACGATTAA
- the pyrR gene encoding bifunctional pyr operon transcriptional regulator/uracil phosphoribosyltransferase PyrR, with protein sequence MKPRIIFNSRAFELTINRLCYQLIENHNDFSDAVLIGLQPRGIFLAKRIHQQLGILLPKKNILCGALDVTFHRDDFRKQESPLIPKSTQIDFIIEDKNVILMDDVLYTGRTIRAGLDAMLAFGRPRKVELMVLIDRRYSRHLPIQPDYVGSTVDSIASERVKVEWKESEGEDKVALIYK encoded by the coding sequence ATGAAGCCAAGAATCATTTTTAACAGTCGGGCGTTTGAACTCACCATTAACAGGCTTTGTTATCAATTAATTGAAAACCACAATGATTTTTCGGATGCTGTTTTAATCGGTTTGCAACCGCGTGGAATCTTTTTAGCGAAACGCATTCATCAACAACTCGGAATTTTACTTCCCAAAAAAAATATTTTGTGCGGTGCTTTGGATGTTACCTTTCACAGGGATGATTTCAGGAAGCAAGAAAGTCCGCTTATCCCAAAATCTACACAAATAGATTTTATCATCGAAGATAAAAATGTGATTTTGATGGATGATGTGTTGTATACAGGCCGTACCATACGTGCTGGATTGGATGCCATGCTTGCTTTCGGGCGACCGAGAAAAGTAGAATTGATGGTATTAATAGATCGACGTTACAGCCGACATCTGCCAATTCAGCCCGATTATGTTGGCTCAACGGTTGATTCGATTGCGTCGGAGCGCGTAAAAGTAGAATGGAAAGAATCGGAAGGAGAAGATAAAGTAGCCTTAATTTATAAATAA
- a CDS encoding aspartate carbamoyltransferase catalytic subunit, with product MNSKLSVKHLLGIKQLTKEDIELIFKTADHFKEVINRPIKKVPSLRDITIANLFFENSTRTKLSFELAEKRLSADVLNFAASSSSVKKGETLIDTVNNILAMKVDMVVMRHPNPGAAVFLAKNVNAKIINAGDGAHEHPTQALLDAYSIREKYGEVKKKKIVIVGDILHSRVALSNIFCLQKLGAEVMVCGPATLIPKYISELGVKVEYNLRKALEWCDVANMLRIQLERQEINYFPSLREYTMLYGLDKKILDSLDKKISIMHPGPINRGVEITSDVADSKQSLILEQVENGVAIRMAVLYLLAGRVEM from the coding sequence ATGAATTCGAAGCTAAGCGTAAAGCATCTTTTAGGAATAAAACAGCTCACAAAAGAGGACATTGAGTTGATTTTTAAGACAGCGGATCATTTTAAAGAAGTTATTAATCGTCCGATAAAAAAAGTTCCTTCGCTCAGAGACATTACCATTGCCAATCTTTTTTTTGAAAATTCTACCCGAACAAAATTATCATTCGAGCTGGCTGAAAAGCGCCTTTCGGCGGATGTGCTCAATTTTGCGGCATCTTCCTCTTCCGTAAAAAAAGGCGAAACGCTGATTGATACCGTCAATAATATTTTAGCGATGAAAGTGGACATGGTGGTGATGCGTCATCCCAATCCTGGTGCGGCCGTTTTTTTAGCCAAAAATGTGAATGCGAAAATTATCAATGCAGGTGATGGCGCGCACGAACATCCTACGCAAGCTTTATTGGATGCGTATTCCATTCGCGAAAAATACGGAGAAGTAAAAAAGAAAAAAATAGTGATTGTCGGCGATATTCTTCATTCACGCGTGGCTTTATCCAATATATTTTGTCTCCAAAAATTAGGTGCAGAAGTAATGGTGTGTGGTCCGGCAACTTTGATTCCGAAATACATTTCAGAATTGGGAGTAAAAGTGGAATATAATCTGCGAAAAGCCCTTGAATGGTGCGATGTTGCAAATATGTTGCGCATCCAATTAGAGCGTCAGGAAATCAATTATTTTCCTTCCTTGCGCGAATACACAATGCTTTACGGATTGGATAAAAAAATACTCGATTCGCTCGATAAAAAAATAAGCATTATGCATCCAGGACCCATCAATAGAGGCGTTGAAATAACGAGCGATGTAGCGGATTCCAAGCAAAGTTTGATTTTAGAACAAGTAGAAAATGGAGTGGCGATAAGAATGGCGGTGTTATATCTTTTAGCCGGAAGAGTGGAAATGTAA
- a CDS encoding STAS domain-containing protein yields the protein MSFQVNKKDGYTLISVSADKLDSNIAPSLKSELVLINSDGVKNIIIDLSAARYCDSSGLSAILVANRLCKNSQGTFVLTGLQDAVKKLIAISQLDTILNIASNVEEGADMVSNQK from the coding sequence ATGAGTTTTCAGGTAAACAAAAAGGACGGATACACCTTGATAAGTGTAAGTGCCGATAAGTTAGACAGCAATATTGCGCCTTCTTTAAAGTCGGAGTTGGTGTTGATAAATTCCGATGGTGTGAAAAACATTATTATCGATCTTTCGGCTGCTCGCTATTGCGATTCTTCTGGATTGAGTGCCATTTTGGTTGCCAATCGTTTGTGCAAAAATTCGCAAGGAACATTTGTATTGACAGGCTTACAAGATGCTGTGAAAAAATTAATTGCTATTTCTCAATTGGATACTATTTTAAATATTGCTTCCAATGTAGAAGAAGGTGCAGACATGGTTTCTAACCAAAAATAA
- a CDS encoding 3-hydroxyacyl-CoA dehydrogenase NAD-binding domain-containing protein: MFSKTSKIGIIGSGAMGSGIAQVAASAGHHVIVYDSNANALEKAKNNLETILFRLVEKTKITKSEAEAITSRTLYVNDMEAFKGCDLVIEAIVENLQIKQSVFSELEKKVSDTCVLASNTSSLSITSIAAACNKPERVIGIHFFNPAPLMPLVEIIPALTTNLVVTENTRKLIDTWKKITVLAKDTPGFIVNRVARNFYGESIRIYEEEIADFATIDWAMKEIGGFKMGPFELMDFIGNDINYKVTETVWEQFFYEPRFKPSFTQKRLFEAKFFGKKSGRGYYDYSPNATLPNPLKDLALGKIIFQRVISMLINEAVDSLYLQLASKEDIDLAMTKGVNYPKGLLKWADEIGLENCLKTLSDLQNDYGEDRYRPSILLKQMAKEGKKFFS; this comes from the coding sequence ATGTTTTCGAAAACATCAAAAATAGGCATCATCGGTTCGGGTGCTATGGGAAGTGGAATTGCGCAAGTGGCAGCAAGTGCGGGACATCATGTTATTGTTTATGACAGCAATGCAAATGCGCTTGAAAAGGCGAAAAATAATTTAGAAACAATTCTTTTCAGATTAGTAGAAAAGACGAAAATTACGAAATCCGAAGCAGAAGCCATCACTTCGAGAACGCTATATGTTAATGATATGGAAGCTTTCAAAGGCTGTGATTTAGTTATTGAGGCGATTGTTGAAAATTTGCAGATTAAACAAAGTGTATTTTCAGAATTAGAAAAAAAAGTTTCGGACACCTGTGTTTTGGCTTCTAACACATCTTCGCTTTCTATTACTTCCATTGCGGCTGCTTGCAATAAGCCAGAAAGAGTTATTGGAATTCATTTTTTTAATCCTGCGCCATTAATGCCTTTGGTCGAAATTATTCCGGCGCTTACTACAAATCTCGTTGTTACAGAAAATACTCGAAAATTAATTGACACTTGGAAAAAAATAACGGTGCTGGCGAAAGATACGCCTGGATTTATTGTTAATCGCGTAGCGCGAAATTTTTACGGAGAATCCATTCGGATTTACGAAGAAGAAATTGCTGATTTTGCTACGATTGATTGGGCAATGAAAGAAATTGGCGGGTTTAAAATGGGTCCTTTTGAATTGATGGATTTTATCGGAAACGACATTAATTATAAAGTTACCGAAACTGTTTGGGAACAATTTTTTTACGAACCGCGCTTCAAACCTTCGTTTACTCAAAAGCGTTTATTCGAAGCAAAATTTTTCGGTAAAAAATCAGGAAGAGGATATTATGATTATTCGCCGAACGCTACGTTACCAAATCCTTTAAAGGATTTAGCGCTCGGAAAAATAATTTTTCAACGCGTTATTTCTATGTTGATAAATGAAGCTGTCGATTCCTTGTATTTGCAATTAGCAAGCAAGGAAGATATTGATTTAGCGATGACAAAAGGTGTCAATTATCCGAAAGGATTATTAAAATGGGCGGATGAAATTGGCTTGGAAAATTGTTTGAAAACGCTTTCCGATTTGCAAAACGATTACGGAGAAGATCGTTATCGCCCAAGTATTTTGCTAAAACAAATGGCAAAAGAAGGGAAGAAATTTTTTAGCTGA
- a CDS encoding electron transfer flavoprotein subunit beta/FixA family protein: MKILVCISNVPDTTTKITFSADNKSFNSAGVQYIINPYDEIALTRALELKESLGGTVTVINVGIATTEANIRKALAIGADDAIRINAEPLDAFFVASQIAEIAKKNQYDIILTGRESIDYNSGLVAGMIGELLEIPSVSVAVKLDVNGTEALLEREIDGGKEVISTSLPFVASAQKGMAEPRIPNMRGIMTARTKPLQVVEPTGNTATTSFVNYSVPPAKSACKMISADHPEELINLLHNEAKVI; encoded by the coding sequence ATGAAAATTTTAGTTTGCATCAGCAACGTTCCTGACACCACTACAAAAATTACTTTTTCTGCCGATAATAAGTCGTTTAACAGCGCAGGCGTTCAGTATATCATTAATCCTTATGATGAAATTGCGCTGACACGTGCCTTGGAATTAAAGGAAAGTTTGGGTGGAACTGTTACCGTTATTAATGTAGGAATAGCAACTACCGAAGCCAACATCCGTAAAGCACTTGCCATTGGCGCAGATGATGCCATTCGTATAAATGCGGAACCTTTAGACGCTTTTTTTGTTGCTTCTCAAATCGCAGAAATCGCGAAAAAAAATCAATACGATATTATTTTAACTGGTCGTGAATCTATTGATTACAACAGTGGATTGGTTGCTGGAATGATTGGAGAATTATTGGAAATTCCTTCTGTTTCTGTTGCCGTAAAATTAGATGTAAACGGAACAGAAGCTTTATTAGAAAGAGAAATTGACGGAGGAAAAGAAGTAATAAGTACATCGCTTCCATTTGTGGCAAGTGCACAAAAAGGAATGGCAGAACCTCGCATTCCGAATATGCGCGGCATTATGACAGCACGAACAAAACCATTACAAGTAGTTGAACCGACAGGAAATACAGCAACAACTTCTTTTGTAAATTATTCTGTTCCTCCTGCAAAATCAGCTTGTAAAATGATTTCCGCAGATCATCCAGAAGAATTAATCAACTTATTACACAACGAAGCAAAAGTCATTTAA
- a CDS encoding electron transfer flavoprotein subunit alpha/FixB family protein translates to MSVIVFSENWEGKFKKSTFEAVSYAHEIAKQLSTNVTAVSIGNVSDVDLQLLGKYGASKILSVKNDKLNTLIPAAYTAVLTEAAKKESAHVIIISNTYSGKSIAARVAVKLNAGIVSGVVDLPSSTNPFTIRKKCFSGKGLVDVTIATDVKVISITPNSYKVIENATTPTIEAFSPTLNENVFRSVSKEVKKTSGKIALTEAEIVVSAGRGLKGPENWGMIEQLAEVLGAATACSKPVADMDWRPHYEHVGQTGITIGPNLYIAIGISGAIQHLAGVSSSKVIVVINIDPEAPFFKAADYGIVGDAFQVVPKLIEEVKQMKIAHG, encoded by the coding sequence ATGTCAGTAATTGTATTCTCCGAAAATTGGGAAGGAAAATTTAAAAAATCAACCTTTGAAGCCGTTTCGTACGCACACGAAATTGCGAAACAACTTAGCACCAACGTAACGGCTGTAAGTATTGGTAATGTGAGCGATGTCGACTTACAATTATTGGGAAAATACGGAGCTTCAAAAATTTTATCCGTAAAAAACGATAAATTAAATACATTAATTCCCGCCGCTTATACTGCTGTTTTAACAGAAGCAGCAAAAAAAGAAAGTGCACACGTAATTATTATTTCTAACACATACAGCGGAAAATCAATTGCAGCAAGAGTTGCCGTAAAATTAAATGCAGGAATCGTTTCAGGAGTTGTTGATTTGCCAAGTTCTACAAATCCCTTCACCATCCGAAAAAAATGTTTTTCAGGAAAAGGTTTGGTAGATGTAACTATTGCAACTGATGTAAAAGTTATTTCGATTACGCCTAATTCTTATAAAGTAATTGAGAATGCAACAACGCCAACCATAGAAGCGTTTTCGCCAACATTAAACGAAAACGTTTTTCGTTCTGTATCCAAAGAAGTGAAAAAAACTTCTGGTAAAATTGCCTTAACAGAAGCCGAAATAGTTGTTTCCGCAGGTCGTGGATTAAAAGGTCCGGAAAATTGGGGAATGATTGAACAATTGGCAGAAGTTTTGGGTGCTGCCACTGCTTGTTCCAAACCCGTTGCCGACATGGACTGGAGACCACATTACGAGCACGTTGGACAAACTGGAATCACCATCGGTCCTAACTTATATATTGCCATCGGAATTTCCGGTGCTATTCAGCATTTGGCGGGCGTTAGTTCATCAAAAGTAATTGTTGTTATTAATATTGATCCCGAAGCTCCTTTCTTTAAAGCTGCGGATTACGGAATTGTTGGTGATGCGTTTCAAGTAGTACCGAAATTGATTGAGGAGGTAAAGCAAATGAAAATCGCTCATGGATAA
- a CDS encoding bifunctional nuclease family protein, with product MKKIKIDIVGLSYSQTQSGAYALVLGEAKGKRRLPIIIGAFEAQAIAIELEKMTPSRPLTHDLFKSFADTFEIQLKEVVIYNLVEGIFFAKLICQNAEKEVEIDARTSDAIALAVRFLCPIYTYEFILATAGILLDDEAGTVQKEEPEKEKAPKVKEENDLKKKTSEELQILLTKALSEEAYEKASRIRDEMSNRKKS from the coding sequence ATGAAAAAAATAAAAATTGATATTGTCGGATTATCTTATAGCCAAACACAATCTGGGGCTTACGCTTTAGTACTTGGCGAAGCAAAAGGCAAAAGAAGATTGCCTATTATTATCGGTGCTTTTGAAGCACAAGCCATTGCTATTGAATTGGAAAAAATGACACCCAGTCGCCCGTTGACGCATGATTTATTTAAAAGTTTTGCCGATACCTTTGAAATTCAATTGAAAGAAGTCGTTATTTATAATTTAGTAGAAGGTATTTTTTTCGCTAAATTAATTTGCCAGAATGCTGAAAAAGAAGTAGAAATAGATGCACGTACATCCGATGCAATTGCTTTAGCAGTAAGGTTTTTGTGCCCTATTTACACGTATGAATTTATTTTAGCAACTGCAGGGATTTTATTGGATGATGAAGCAGGAACAGTTCAAAAAGAAGAACCTGAAAAAGAAAAAGCGCCGAAGGTAAAAGAGGAAAATGATTTGAAGAAAAAAACTTCCGAAGAGTTGCAAATCCTTCTTACCAAAGCACTTTCTGAAGAAGCCTACGAAAAAGCATCGCGTATTCGCGATGAAATGAGCAACCGAAAAAAATCTTAA
- a CDS encoding thymidylate synthase yields the protein MKQYHDLMRHVLENGTVKNDRTGTGTVSVFGHQMRFDLQKGFPLLTTKKVHIRSIIYELLWFLKGETNIQFLKDNGVSIWDEWADKNGNLGPVYGYQWRSWNAADGKHIDQISQVVNQLKTNPDSRRMIVSAWNVGEIEKMALPPCHAFFQFYVADGKLSCQLYQRSADIFLGVPFNIASYALFTMMMAQVCGLKVGDFIHTFGDAHLYSNHIEQTKLQLSRDFRALPTLKINPSVTNIFDFKFEDFTLEGYDPHPHIKAAVAI from the coding sequence ATGAAACAGTACCACGATTTGATGCGCCACGTGCTCGAAAACGGCACTGTAAAAAATGATCGTACAGGAACTGGGACCGTGAGTGTTTTCGGGCATCAAATGCGTTTTGATTTACAAAAAGGATTTCCGCTCCTCACCACAAAAAAAGTTCACATTCGTTCAATTATTTATGAATTGCTTTGGTTTTTAAAAGGTGAAACGAATATTCAATTTTTAAAAGACAATGGAGTTTCCATTTGGGATGAATGGGCAGATAAAAATGGAAATTTAGGTCCTGTTTACGGCTATCAATGGCGTTCTTGGAATGCAGCAGACGGAAAACACATTGATCAAATTTCGCAAGTTGTTAATCAATTAAAAACAAATCCTGATTCTCGACGCATGATTGTAAGTGCTTGGAACGTAGGCGAAATCGAGAAAATGGCTTTGCCACCTTGCCACGCTTTTTTTCAGTTTTATGTAGCGGATGGAAAATTATCGTGTCAGTTATATCAACGCAGTGCCGATATTTTTCTGGGAGTTCCTTTCAACATTGCGTCTTACGCGCTTTTCACGATGATGATGGCGCAAGTTTGTGGTTTAAAAGTTGGCGATTTTATTCACACATTTGGCGATGCACATTTGTATTCCAACCACATCGAACAAACAAAATTGCAATTAAGTCGTGATTTTAGAGCGCTTCCGACATTAAAAATAAATCCTTCGGTTACCAATATTTTTGATTTTAAGTTTGAAGATTTTACGTTAGAAGGCTACGATCCGCATCCTCACATCAAAGCAGCCGTAGCCATTTAA
- a CDS encoding dihydrofolate reductase gives MPISIIVAAAENNVIGKNNQLIWHLSADLQHFKKITMGHTIVMGRKTFESIGKPLPGRVSIIITRNKNYTAEGCIVVNSLEEALQKNTSEKDFFIIGGAEIFNQSMHLAQKIYFTKIFHAFEGDCFFPKIDEKIWELRQEERFEPTEKNNFSYAFCEYEKI, from the coding sequence ATGCCTATTTCCATCATCGTTGCAGCAGCCGAAAATAACGTGATTGGAAAAAACAATCAATTGATTTGGCATTTATCTGCGGACTTACAACATTTCAAAAAAATTACGATGGGACATACCATTGTGATGGGACGAAAAACATTTGAATCCATTGGAAAGCCTTTGCCAGGAAGAGTTTCCATTATCATCACTCGAAATAAAAATTACACTGCGGAAGGTTGCATCGTTGTAAATTCATTGGAAGAAGCCTTACAAAAAAACACTTCCGAAAAAGATTTTTTCATTATTGGCGGAGCTGAAATTTTCAATCAATCCATGCACCTTGCACAAAAAATTTATTTTACTAAAATTTTTCATGCTTTTGAAGGCGATTGCTTTTTTCCGAAAATAGATGAAAAAATTTGGGAACTCCGACAAGAAGAGCGCTTTGAACCAACTGAAAAAAATAATTTTTCGTACGCTTTTTGCGAATATGAAAAGATATAA